From Alcaligenes faecalis, the proteins below share one genomic window:
- the putA gene encoding trifunctional transcriptional regulator/proline dehydrogenase/L-glutamate gamma-semialdehyde dehydrogenase: MASTTLGIKVDIELRERLRRAADQLQCTPHWLHKQALLSYIEGIERGVLPSELALLSGGDSEAVEDGVLMPSIPFYGFAQDVQPQSVLRAAITAAYRRPETDCMPLLLSAARSSQSARAQELAARLVKALRAKRRGGGVEGLIQEFSLSSQEGVALMCLAEALLRIPDRATRDALIRDKISHGDWRAHMGESPSLFVNAATWGLMLTGRLVSVNSEKNLSSALTRMIGKGGEPLIRKGVDVAMRMMGEQFVTGQTIASALANSRKFEEQGFRYSYDMLGEAATTAEDAQRYYQAYEQAIHAIGRASQGRGIYEGPGISIKLSALHPRYSRSQRDRVMRELFPRLLSLAQLAHHYDVGLNIDAEEADRLEVSLDLLDKLCFDPSLAGWNGIGFVVQAYQKRAPFVIDYLIDLARRSGHRLMLRLVKGAYWDSEIKRAQVDGLEDYPVYTRKVHTDVSYLACARKLLQAPEAVYPQFATHNAQTLAAIYVMAGQNYYTGQYEFQCLHGMGEDLYDEVVGPIKDGKLNRPCRIYAPVGSHETLLAYLVRRLLENGANTSFVNQIGDADVNMEQLIADPVAQALSLQPLGRPHDKIPLPRQLYWDAEQRLNSAGLDLSNEHRLGSLAATLMQTAALPRQAQPILGQGNPVWDESKATIVRNPANHQDVVGQVMYATAQDVEQALEAASHYAPIWQATPVEERAAALQQAAQLLEDNMQDLMGLLVREAGKSYANAIAEVREAADFLRYYAGQVLRDFDNDEYRPVGVVLCISPWNFPLAIFLGQVSAALAAGNVVLAKPAEQTCLIAAAAVELLHKAGIAPGALQLLPGDGPSVGAPLAASEQVNAVMFTGSTAVAMGLNRQLAKRLTADGQAVPLIAETGGLNAMVVDSSALPEQVVFDVLNSAFDSAGQRCSALRLLCIQEDVAERVLNMLNGAMQELSVGNPDLLSTDVGPVIDEEARSGIEEHISAMREAGFRITQSEQSRSLTGTFVLPTIIEIEQVKDLEREIFGPVLHVMRFKRSELDSLINQINERGYGLTFGVHTRLDETVERVVSRIHAGNVYVNRNMVGAVVGVQPFGGEGLSGTGPKAGGPLYLRRLLSRCPQNLPLQSWQEQGVVLPGPTGEANMYQLHPRGRVLCMPVSVHGWQAQREACARSGNQAILLDRLGLGGWQDAPAEQITMSDLGEADYDAVLFEGDSDELRQVLGQVAERRGPIVGVQGLLTQELEGGAAYVVERLLREVSVSTNTAAAGGNASLMMVG, from the coding sequence ATGGCGAGCACAACCTTAGGGATTAAAGTCGATATAGAACTGCGCGAGCGTCTGCGACGTGCGGCTGATCAGTTGCAGTGCACCCCGCACTGGCTGCACAAGCAGGCTTTGTTGTCCTATATCGAAGGCATAGAACGAGGTGTGCTGCCTAGCGAATTAGCGCTGCTAAGTGGGGGCGACTCAGAGGCTGTCGAAGATGGTGTGCTGATGCCATCTATCCCGTTTTATGGCTTTGCTCAAGATGTGCAACCGCAAAGCGTGTTGCGCGCTGCCATTACCGCCGCCTACCGCCGTCCAGAAACCGATTGCATGCCTTTGCTGCTGAGTGCAGCGCGTTCCTCTCAAAGTGCTCGTGCCCAGGAGCTGGCCGCTCGTCTGGTCAAAGCCCTGCGCGCCAAGCGTCGTGGCGGTGGTGTAGAAGGGCTGATCCAGGAATTTTCCCTGTCCAGCCAGGAAGGCGTGGCCTTGATGTGCCTGGCCGAAGCCTTGCTGCGTATCCCTGACCGCGCCACACGTGATGCCTTGATTCGCGACAAGATCAGCCACGGTGACTGGCGGGCGCACATGGGCGAGTCCCCCTCGCTATTCGTGAATGCCGCTACCTGGGGTCTGATGCTGACAGGTCGTTTGGTCAGCGTGAATAGCGAAAAGAATTTGTCCTCCGCCTTGACCCGCATGATCGGCAAGGGCGGTGAGCCCCTGATCCGCAAAGGCGTGGATGTCGCCATGCGCATGATGGGCGAGCAGTTCGTGACCGGGCAAACCATTGCCTCGGCGCTGGCCAATAGCCGCAAATTTGAAGAGCAGGGCTTCCGTTATTCCTACGACATGCTGGGCGAGGCCGCGACGACAGCGGAAGACGCGCAGCGTTACTACCAGGCATACGAGCAAGCGATCCATGCGATTGGTCGTGCCAGTCAGGGCCGCGGGATTTACGAAGGTCCTGGCATTTCCATCAAGCTGTCTGCATTGCACCCGCGCTACAGCCGCTCCCAGCGTGATCGCGTCATGCGTGAACTGTTCCCGCGCTTGTTGTCCCTGGCGCAACTGGCTCACCACTACGATGTGGGGCTGAACATTGACGCAGAAGAAGCGGACCGTCTGGAAGTGTCCTTGGACTTGCTGGACAAGCTGTGTTTCGACCCGTCTTTGGCAGGTTGGAACGGCATTGGTTTTGTGGTGCAGGCCTATCAAAAGCGCGCGCCTTTTGTCATTGATTATCTGATTGATCTGGCCCGTCGCAGCGGTCACCGCTTGATGCTGCGCCTGGTGAAAGGTGCATACTGGGATTCGGAAATCAAACGTGCCCAGGTGGATGGTCTGGAAGACTACCCCGTCTACACCCGCAAGGTGCACACGGATGTGTCTTACCTGGCTTGCGCTCGCAAGCTCTTGCAGGCTCCGGAAGCCGTCTACCCGCAGTTTGCGACACACAATGCACAAACCCTGGCCGCCATTTACGTGATGGCGGGTCAGAATTATTACACTGGTCAATATGAGTTCCAGTGCCTGCACGGCATGGGCGAGGATCTGTACGATGAAGTCGTCGGCCCGATCAAGGATGGCAAGCTGAACCGTCCTTGTCGTATCTACGCACCCGTCGGTTCTCACGAAACCTTGCTGGCTTATCTGGTGCGCCGTCTGCTGGAAAACGGTGCCAATACCTCCTTCGTGAATCAGATTGGCGATGCCGATGTGAACATGGAGCAACTGATTGCCGACCCCGTGGCTCAGGCTTTGAGCCTGCAACCTTTGGGTCGTCCACACGACAAGATTCCGCTGCCGCGCCAGTTGTACTGGGATGCCGAGCAGCGCTTGAACTCGGCTGGCCTGGATTTAAGCAATGAGCATCGCCTGGGCTCTTTGGCCGCCACCTTGATGCAAACCGCTGCCTTGCCACGTCAGGCTCAGCCTATCCTGGGTCAGGGCAATCCGGTCTGGGATGAGTCCAAGGCAACGATTGTGCGCAATCCGGCCAATCATCAGGATGTAGTGGGGCAGGTCATGTACGCCACCGCGCAGGATGTGGAGCAGGCTCTGGAAGCCGCCAGCCACTATGCGCCCATTTGGCAGGCCACGCCGGTAGAAGAGCGTGCCGCCGCCCTGCAGCAAGCCGCCCAACTGTTGGAAGACAATATGCAGGACTTGATGGGCCTGCTGGTGCGTGAAGCTGGCAAGTCCTATGCGAATGCGATTGCAGAAGTGCGTGAAGCCGCGGACTTCCTGCGCTATTACGCCGGGCAAGTTCTGCGCGACTTTGATAATGATGAGTACCGCCCTGTGGGTGTGGTGCTGTGCATCAGCCCCTGGAACTTCCCCTTGGCTATTTTCCTGGGTCAGGTCTCGGCGGCTCTGGCTGCAGGCAACGTCGTCCTGGCCAAGCCAGCTGAACAAACCTGCTTGATTGCGGCGGCCGCTGTCGAGCTGCTGCACAAGGCAGGGATTGCTCCCGGTGCCTTGCAGCTTCTGCCCGGCGATGGCCCCTCTGTGGGCGCGCCGTTGGCTGCCAGTGAGCAGGTGAATGCCGTCATGTTTACCGGCTCAACCGCTGTCGCCATGGGCTTGAACCGTCAATTGGCCAAGCGTCTGACGGCAGACGGCCAGGCCGTCCCGCTGATTGCCGAAACGGGTGGCTTGAACGCCATGGTGGTCGACAGCTCGGCCTTGCCTGAGCAGGTGGTGTTTGATGTCCTGAACTCGGCCTTTGACTCGGCCGGCCAGCGTTGTTCCGCCTTGCGCCTGCTGTGCATTCAGGAAGATGTGGCCGAGCGTGTGCTGAACATGCTCAATGGTGCCATGCAGGAACTGAGCGTGGGCAATCCCGATCTGCTCAGTACCGATGTAGGCCCGGTGATTGATGAAGAAGCCCGCTCCGGTATTGAAGAGCACATCAGTGCCATGCGTGAGGCAGGTTTTCGCATCACCCAAAGTGAACAAAGCCGCAGCCTGACAGGGACGTTTGTTTTGCCGACCATTATCGAGATCGAGCAGGTCAAGGATCTGGAGCGCGAAATTTTCGGCCCCGTTCTGCACGTAATGCGTTTCAAGCGCAGCGAGCTGGACAGCCTGATCAATCAGATCAATGAACGCGGTTACGGTCTGACTTTTGGCGTGCACACCCGTCTGGATGAAACCGTAGAGCGTGTCGTTTCGCGCATTCACGCTGGTAATGTTTATGTAAACCGCAATATGGTGGGTGCGGTAGTGGGCGTACAGCCTTTCGGTGGTGAAGGTCTGTCGGGTACTGGCCCCAAAGCAGGCGGCCCCTTGTACCTGCGCCGACTGCTTAGCCGTTGCCCGCAGAACCTGCCTTTGCAAAGCTGGCAGGAGCAGGGCGTAGTCTTGCCCGGCCCGACAGGCGAAGCCAATATGTATCAGCTGCATCCACGGGGGCGAGTCCTGTGCATGCCCGTCAGCGTGCACGGCTGGCAAGCTCAGCGCGAGGCCTGCGCACGCAGTGGCAATCAGGCCATCTTGCTGGATCGTTTGGGTCTGGGCGGCTGGCAGGATGCCCCTGCCGAGCAAATCACCATGTCCGATTTGGGTGAGGCAGATTATGATGCTGTTTTGTTTGAAGGCGACAGCGACGAACTCCGGCAAGTGCTGGGCCAAGTGGCGGAACGCCGTGGCCCCATTGTTGGGGTTCAGGGCTTGTTGACACAGGAATTGGAGGGGGGCGCGGCATACGTGGTCGAGCGTTTGCTGCGCGAAGTCTCGGTCAGTACCAATACAGCGGCAGCTGGGGGCAATGCCAGTCTGATGATGGTCGGTTGA
- a CDS encoding branched-chain amino acid ABC transporter substrate-binding protein gives MQSITSFKLALVSTVVFGALAASPAFAADKVIKLGFSAPLTGPQAHYGEDMRNGLVLALEEANAQKIEIDGATARFELVAKDDQADPRTAVQVAQQIVDDGVDGVLGHFNSGTTIPASRVYNDAGIPQIAMATSPEYTQQGYDNTFRMMTSDTQQGAAVGQFIVKDLAAKKVALIDDRTAYGQGLTDQVARAVEKAGGQIVAREYTTDKANDFTSILTNIKSKAPDAIFFGGLDAQSGPMKRQMQTLDIKAPLVSGEMTRSDTFLRLAGNAANGTYASLAGVPLSTMAAGEKFAKDYQARFKAEPGVYAPYAYDGAWNMITAMKEAGSSKAEDYLPKLAALKRNGATSSNIAYDQNGDLKEIAVTIYEVKDGKWTMVKTMVSQAN, from the coding sequence ATGCAGTCCATCACGAGCTTTAAATTGGCCTTGGTTTCGACAGTAGTTTTCGGTGCATTGGCAGCTAGCCCTGCTTTTGCTGCTGACAAGGTGATCAAGCTGGGTTTTTCGGCCCCCTTGACCGGCCCGCAGGCTCACTACGGTGAAGACATGCGCAATGGTCTGGTGCTGGCGCTGGAAGAAGCCAACGCCCAGAAAATTGAAATTGATGGCGCGACCGCCCGTTTTGAACTGGTGGCCAAGGATGACCAGGCTGACCCGCGTACGGCGGTTCAGGTGGCTCAGCAAATTGTGGACGACGGTGTTGATGGCGTATTGGGCCACTTCAACTCGGGCACCACCATTCCGGCTTCGCGTGTGTACAACGACGCGGGCATCCCCCAGATCGCCATGGCAACTTCCCCTGAGTACACTCAGCAAGGTTACGACAACACCTTCCGCATGATGACCAGCGACACCCAGCAAGGTGCGGCTGTGGGCCAGTTCATCGTCAAGGATCTGGCGGCCAAGAAAGTGGCCCTGATCGACGACCGTACCGCTTACGGCCAGGGTCTGACTGACCAGGTTGCCCGTGCGGTAGAAAAAGCAGGTGGCCAGATCGTGGCCCGTGAATACACCACGGACAAAGCCAACGACTTCACCTCCATTCTGACCAACATCAAGTCCAAGGCACCCGATGCCATCTTCTTTGGTGGTCTGGATGCGCAATCCGGCCCCATGAAGCGTCAGATGCAGACGCTGGACATCAAGGCACCGTTAGTTTCGGGTGAAATGACACGCAGCGACACCTTCCTGCGTTTGGCTGGCAATGCTGCCAACGGCACTTACGCGTCCCTGGCTGGTGTACCGCTGTCCACCATGGCTGCGGGTGAAAAATTCGCCAAAGACTACCAGGCCCGCTTCAAGGCTGAGCCCGGTGTTTACGCTCCGTACGCCTACGATGGCGCCTGGAACATGATCACCGCCATGAAAGAAGCCGGTTCTTCCAAAGCGGAAGACTACCTGCCCAAGCTGGCCGCCTTGAAGCGCAACGGCGCCACCAGCAGCAACATTGCCTACGACCAGAACGGCGACCTGAAAGAAATCGCCGTCACCATCTACGAAGTTAAAGATGGCAAGTGGACGATGGTGAAAACCATGGTCAGCCAGGCTAACTAA
- a CDS encoding branched-chain amino acid ABC transporter permease, whose translation MEILIQQLINGLTVGSVYALVALGYTMVYGIIGLINFAHGDVVMVGAMLATTVVLSLVGADPAGLSAWLMVGLALLAAIPVCMGIGWTAERYAYRPLRRAPRLAALITAIGVSFIVQNLAMMIWGRNYLSFPHIIEPMVFQLGDARISLLQILIIGGAAVIMSGLMVLVHRTRLGTAMRATAQNREVAGLMGVNINTVISAAFVIGSALAAVAGVMIVTYYGVAQYTMGFMLGLKAFTAAVLGGIGNLGGAMLGGLLLGLIEALGAGYIGDLTNGVFGSNYQDVFSFIVLILVLIFRPSGLLGERVGDRA comes from the coding sequence ATGGAAATCCTGATACAACAACTAATAAATGGCCTGACCGTGGGCAGTGTCTACGCCCTGGTGGCGCTGGGCTACACCATGGTGTATGGAATTATTGGCCTGATTAATTTTGCGCATGGTGATGTAGTCATGGTTGGGGCGATGCTGGCCACGACAGTAGTGTTATCGCTGGTCGGCGCGGACCCGGCAGGGCTGTCCGCCTGGCTGATGGTGGGGCTTGCCCTTTTAGCCGCTATTCCCGTCTGCATGGGCATAGGCTGGACTGCCGAGCGTTATGCCTATCGACCCTTGCGCCGGGCACCACGTCTGGCTGCACTGATCACTGCCATTGGTGTGTCCTTTATTGTGCAGAACCTGGCCATGATGATCTGGGGGCGCAATTACCTGAGCTTCCCGCACATTATTGAACCCATGGTGTTCCAGCTGGGCGACGCGCGTATCAGCTTGCTGCAGATTCTGATTATTGGTGGTGCCGCTGTGATCATGTCCGGCTTGATGGTGCTGGTGCACCGCACCCGTCTGGGCACCGCCATGCGTGCAACCGCCCAGAACCGCGAAGTGGCCGGCTTGATGGGGGTGAACATCAATACCGTGATTTCCGCCGCTTTTGTCATTGGCTCGGCCTTGGCTGCCGTCGCGGGCGTCATGATTGTGACCTACTACGGTGTCGCCCAATACACCATGGGCTTCATGCTGGGCCTGAAAGCCTTTACCGCCGCCGTTCTGGGTGGCATTGGTAATTTGGGTGGTGCCATGCTGGGTGGCTTGCTGCTGGGCTTGATCGAAGCTCTGGGCGCAGGCTACATCGGTGACCTGACCAATGGGGTCTTTGGCAGTAACTATCAGGATGTGTTCTCTTTTATCGTGCTGATCTTGGTGCTGATTTTCCGTCCCTCGGGCCTGTTGGGTGAACGTGTGGGAGATCGCGCATGA
- a CDS encoding ABC transporter permease subunit, which yields MSLNQTLSGAGSKQRPATPAKVWVGALLIGVVLAILPFVLGMAGQSWIRTLNFALLYVMLALGLNIVVGFAGLLDLGYIAFYAVGAYVWAMLASPHFGLHLPFWMVLPAGIALAAVFGVLLGFPVLRLRGDYLAIVTLGFGEIIRIFMNNLDAPVNITNGPQGINRVDTFKIGDFIFGKAETLFGIRITGPEKYYYLLLLITLLIVFICVRLQHSRIGRAWEAIREDEIAAKAMGINTRNVKLLAFAMGATFGGVAGGLFASMQGFVSPESFSLTESISVLCMVVLGGMGHIPGVIVGALLLSVFPELLRSVVVPLQQSVFGDVILDPDGIRMLLFGFALVLVMIYRPEGLWPSAVRRRERKMKQVQA from the coding sequence ATGAGTCTGAATCAAACCCTAAGTGGCGCTGGCTCCAAACAGCGCCCCGCAACGCCCGCTAAAGTCTGGGTCGGTGCGTTATTGATTGGTGTAGTGCTGGCCATTTTGCCTTTCGTGCTGGGCATGGCCGGTCAAAGCTGGATTCGCACCCTGAACTTTGCCTTGTTGTATGTGATGCTGGCCCTGGGCCTGAACATTGTGGTGGGTTTTGCCGGTCTGCTGGATCTGGGCTATATCGCTTTCTATGCCGTGGGGGCCTATGTCTGGGCCATGCTGGCATCGCCGCATTTTGGTCTGCACCTGCCGTTCTGGATGGTGTTGCCAGCCGGTATCGCTCTGGCTGCTGTATTCGGTGTGCTACTGGGCTTTCCAGTCCTGCGCTTGCGAGGCGACTATCTGGCGATTGTGACTCTGGGTTTCGGTGAAATTATCCGCATCTTCATGAATAACCTGGATGCGCCGGTCAATATTACCAACGGCCCGCAAGGGATCAACCGGGTCGATACCTTCAAGATTGGCGACTTCATCTTCGGCAAGGCGGAAACCCTGTTTGGTATACGGATTACCGGGCCAGAGAAATACTATTACCTGCTTCTGCTGATCACGCTGCTGATCGTATTCATCTGCGTGCGCTTGCAGCACTCCCGTATCGGCCGTGCCTGGGAAGCCATTCGTGAGGATGAAATCGCAGCCAAGGCCATGGGGATCAATACCCGTAACGTCAAACTGCTGGCCTTTGCCATGGGTGCAACTTTTGGTGGTGTGGCAGGGGGCTTGTTTGCTTCCATGCAAGGCTTCGTCAGCCCAGAGAGTTTCAGCCTGACAGAATCCATTTCCGTGCTGTGCATGGTGGTGCTGGGTGGTATGGGCCATATTCCTGGCGTGATTGTGGGTGCTTTGCTGCTCTCCGTATTCCCCGAACTGCTGCGCTCTGTCGTGGTACCGCTGCAGCAAAGCGTGTTTGGCGACGTGATTCTGGATCCGGACGGCATCCGTATGCTCTTGTTCGGCTTTGCTTTGGTACTGGTCATGATCTATCGCCCTGAAGGCCTGTGGCCCTCGGCAGTGCGCCGTCGTGAACGCAAAATGAAGCAGGTGCAAGCATGA
- a CDS encoding ABC transporter ATP-binding protein, which produces MSLSMNQQVKDGEVLLQAEGLSKRFGGLQALSEVSFSIRKGDIYGLIGPNGAGKTTLFNVMTGLYIPESGRCTFAGRNLTDCKPHQIAESGFARTFQNIRLFGSLSALENVMIGRHVRTHAGVLGAVLRNRATRQEEEQIEARAYELLDYVGIAQHANEIARSLSYGDQRRLEIARALATDPMLLALDEPAAGMNPSETVVLRQLIEKIRGDGITVLLIEHDMKLVMGLCDRVLVLEYGKVLAEGKPAEVQHNPRVIEAYLGAGAAKDLGITVEEEQA; this is translated from the coding sequence ATGAGTTTGAGCATGAACCAACAAGTAAAAGACGGCGAGGTGCTGTTGCAGGCAGAAGGCTTGTCCAAACGCTTCGGCGGTTTGCAGGCCTTGTCCGAAGTCAGCTTCAGCATTCGCAAGGGCGATATCTACGGTCTGATCGGCCCGAACGGCGCGGGTAAAACCACGCTGTTCAACGTGATGACAGGCTTGTACATCCCCGAGTCGGGCCGCTGCACCTTTGCAGGCCGCAACCTGACCGATTGCAAACCCCATCAAATCGCTGAATCCGGTTTTGCACGTACCTTCCAGAACATCCGCTTGTTCGGCAGCCTGTCTGCCCTGGAAAACGTCATGATCGGCCGCCACGTCCGCACTCATGCAGGCGTGTTGGGAGCGGTGCTGCGTAACCGAGCTACCCGTCAGGAAGAAGAACAGATCGAGGCCCGCGCCTACGAGCTGCTGGATTACGTAGGCATTGCCCAGCACGCCAACGAGATTGCCCGGTCCTTGTCCTACGGCGACCAACGCCGCCTGGAAATTGCCCGTGCATTGGCAACTGATCCTATGCTGCTGGCACTGGATGAACCCGCTGCCGGCATGAACCCGTCAGAGACAGTAGTCCTGCGCCAGCTAATAGAAAAAATCCGTGGTGACGGTATTACCGTTCTGTTGATCGAACACGATATGAAGCTGGTCATGGGCCTGTGCGACCGAGTTTTAGTACTGGAATACGGCAAAGTGCTGGCCGAAGGCAAACCCGCTGAAGTCCAACATAACCCGCGCGTGATCGAAGCCTATCTGGGCGCAGGTGCAGCTAAAGATCTGGGTATTACCGTTGAAGAGGAGCAGGCATGA
- a CDS encoding ABC transporter ATP-binding protein encodes MSTEPLMLDIRGLDVAYGGIRAVRGLDLRVGKGELVCLIGANGAGKSTTLRAITGLVPAAAGQIEHQGESIVGLPSHQLVRRGVVMVPEGRGIFPQLTIEENLAMGAYTRKDHHEVRQDIERIYTLFPRLAERKKQSAGTLSGGEQQMVAMGRAMISRPSLLLLDEPSMGLAPIMVERIFELIQTIAKEGVTILLIEQNARLALELGDRGYVMESGRIILEGPAAQLLHDPKVRAAYLGEEDFAA; translated from the coding sequence ATGAGTACAGAACCGTTGATGCTGGATATTCGGGGTCTGGATGTGGCTTATGGCGGCATCCGGGCGGTACGTGGCTTGGATCTGCGAGTGGGCAAGGGTGAACTGGTTTGCCTGATCGGTGCGAACGGCGCCGGTAAAAGCACGACGCTGCGAGCCATCACAGGCCTGGTGCCTGCTGCTGCAGGACAGATCGAACATCAAGGTGAAAGCATCGTCGGCCTTCCATCGCACCAACTGGTACGTCGTGGTGTGGTCATGGTGCCGGAAGGTCGGGGGATTTTTCCGCAACTGACGATCGAAGAAAACCTGGCCATGGGGGCGTATACCCGCAAGGACCACCACGAAGTGCGCCAGGATATCGAGCGTATCTATACCTTGTTCCCGCGTTTGGCTGAGCGTAAAAAACAATCAGCAGGGACTTTGTCGGGTGGGGAACAGCAGATGGTGGCAATGGGACGGGCGATGATTTCCCGGCCTTCATTGCTGCTGCTGGATGAGCCTTCCATGGGTCTGGCACCGATTATGGTCGAGCGGATTTTTGAACTGATCCAGACGATTGCTAAGGAAGGCGTGACGATTCTGCTGATCGAGCAGAATGCGCGACTGGCTTTAGAACTGGGAGATCGGGGATATGTAATGGAGTCGGGGCGGATTATACTGGAAGGCCCGGCTGCGCAGTTGCTGCATGATCCGAAAGTTAGGGCGGCGTATCTGGGGGAAGAGGATTTTGCGGCGTAA
- a CDS encoding ATP-dependent nuclease gives MPRITRFKIKNFKGAENVAIDLETRTSSPVLTLIGLNESGKSTLLEAISHFVSGDKSIASLFEGSFAKASALNLIPLHRKAAFTGKIEIEGTIQLDSEDIEALVKLAKAQKLSLDSDALTAPFAVVRTFTFQDSTLGQTNSYWHIPIRVKKGRATTFKPYERPEQDSGEPDLWLQCVSKIESNLEQIAYFPTFLVDMPARIYLREHEGEKPTNRHYRYVLQDILDNLGEGLDLEKHVCKRIEDFKESEGNPFWLSMLFGSPSKTPIDSVFQKLSNAITREVLGSWQKIFQRAISAKSITVEWNVDAEKNNLPYASFFVSDGESRYAINERSLGFRWFFSFLLFTGFKQKKSRKTVFIFDEPAANLHAKAQAELLTSFSRIASNGNRIIYSTHSHHMINPQWLGSAYIVENAALDYDKSENFGLDTTPTCITATSYRQFVAQYPTRSSYFQPVIEKLEYVAPEVIGSGPYLIVEGISDYYALRIAKTLSGDRHRFNLVPGTGSGASGPIVSQMLGQGMSFAILLDDDKEGRKARENYLATWFLNKSSILTLGQVLPQYTGMALEKLLGEETLTLAAEKMELGKPPTKKQLGWYLAEECASGSGEALPQSAIDRMVLVLDFFDAQFDAQRE, from the coding sequence ATGCCACGAATTACTCGCTTTAAAATAAAAAACTTCAAAGGTGCTGAGAACGTGGCAATCGATCTCGAAACCCGAACCTCCAGCCCTGTTCTTACTCTTATCGGCCTAAATGAAAGCGGTAAAAGCACTTTACTGGAAGCCATTTCCCATTTCGTCAGCGGTGATAAATCAATCGCAAGTCTTTTCGAGGGTTCTTTTGCCAAGGCGTCTGCTCTCAATTTAATTCCTCTCCACCGCAAAGCGGCTTTTACTGGAAAGATAGAAATCGAAGGCACCATCCAACTTGATTCAGAAGACATCGAGGCACTTGTCAAACTGGCGAAAGCACAAAAATTATCCTTGGACTCTGATGCCTTAACTGCACCATTCGCTGTCGTCCGTACGTTCACTTTCCAGGACAGCACTCTAGGTCAGACCAATTCGTACTGGCATATCCCGATTCGTGTAAAAAAAGGAAGAGCGACCACATTTAAGCCCTATGAGCGCCCTGAACAAGACTCTGGAGAGCCTGATCTTTGGCTCCAATGCGTGAGTAAAATTGAATCAAATTTAGAGCAGATTGCTTATTTCCCCACCTTTCTGGTAGATATGCCTGCACGTATCTACTTGCGGGAGCATGAGGGTGAAAAGCCCACTAACCGACATTATCGATATGTTTTACAGGATATTCTTGATAACTTGGGAGAGGGCCTAGATCTTGAAAAACATGTTTGCAAGCGGATCGAGGACTTTAAAGAAAGTGAAGGAAATCCATTTTGGCTTTCTATGCTGTTCGGCAGCCCAAGCAAAACACCAATTGACTCTGTATTTCAAAAACTCTCAAATGCAATTACTCGTGAAGTTTTGGGAAGCTGGCAAAAAATATTTCAACGCGCGATATCCGCAAAGAGTATCACGGTTGAATGGAATGTTGATGCAGAGAAGAATAATTTGCCCTACGCGTCATTTTTTGTCTCTGATGGCGAGTCTCGTTACGCCATAAATGAAAGGTCTCTAGGATTTAGATGGTTTTTTTCTTTTCTTCTTTTTACAGGATTTAAGCAGAAAAAAAGTCGGAAAACTGTATTTATCTTTGACGAACCTGCGGCAAATCTACATGCTAAAGCACAGGCAGAGCTTCTAACTAGTTTTTCTCGAATTGCATCCAATGGTAATAGAATAATTTATTCTACGCACAGCCATCACATGATTAATCCTCAGTGGCTTGGCTCAGCGTATATAGTCGAAAACGCTGCACTCGACTATGATAAATCAGAGAATTTTGGTCTGGATACTACACCAACATGTATCACCGCGACATCCTATCGCCAGTTCGTTGCACAGTATCCGACCCGTTCTAGCTACTTTCAACCAGTAATAGAAAAACTGGAGTATGTGGCTCCCGAAGTCATCGGCTCGGGACCATATTTAATTGTAGAAGGAATTTCGGATTATTACGCACTTAGAATCGCTAAAACCTTATCCGGAGATCGCCATCGCTTTAATCTCGTACCTGGAACGGGTTCTGGAGCGTCAGGGCCGATTGTGAGCCAGATGCTTGGTCAAGGAATGTCGTTCGCCATCTTGTTAGATGACGACAAAGAGGGGCGCAAAGCACGCGAGAATTATCTCGCGACTTGGTTTCTGAATAAAAGCTCAATCCTTACCCTGGGGCAAGTGCTTCCGCAATACACTGGCATGGCATTAGAGAAGCTCCTCGGTGAGGAAACATTGACTTTGGCCGCGGAAAAGATGGAGCTGGGAAAACCTCCTACCAAAAAGCAGTTGGGTTGGTATTTAGCAGAGGAATGTGCCTCGGGTAGCGGTGAGGCGTTGCCACAATCAGCCATAGATAGAATGGTTTTAGTCCTTGATTTTTTTGACGCCCAATTTGATGCACAGCGAGAGTAA